Proteins co-encoded in one Solea senegalensis isolate Sse05_10M unplaced genomic scaffold, IFAPA_SoseM_1 scf7180000014353, whole genome shotgun sequence genomic window:
- the tap2a gene encoding antigen peptide transporter 2a, producing the protein MAKNKMTVVYKVAALGCAVCVDLSVFYTHGSFVTHSVSAHFARLWVFAVLRCLALTAVLQLTVGHIKPLLFRVLTAHSLLPAVFETGSWALYHEENQCGRQADVRCWLLCTAASLAAALFWEVIVPDTDEAAAGREKKQKARVLFVRVLRLYRPDYPLMLGGFVFLSLAVLCEMSIPFYTGKVIDILSGQYKQMEFGSALFYMGLYSLGSSVSAGCRGGLLLCAISAFTCRIKVMLFGALTKQEIGFFETTKTGELTHRLSKDTKLMGQTVCLNVNVLLRTFIKTIGMIFLMLSLSWKLTLIILMETPITGLIQNIYDTHYQRLTLAMQDSMALANEAVSEVVSNVRVVRSFNAEKHEACRYDVRLMEAHALKTRRGTVRAVYLLVQRLIGLSIQVLMMYFGRQFIQSGQMTTGSLLSFILYQSDVGDSIRTLAYSIGDMLNSVGAAGKVFEYIDRKPLVTTHGTLKPDVLRGHVNFHNLSFAYPSNPDKNVLQNISLELKPGQMTALVGPSGEGKSTCVSLLQRLYDPQAGEILLDNEPLELYDHSFLHNKVTVVSQDPVLFSSSIRDNIAYGLAECTLDEIQEAARKANAHDFIKQLAKGYDTEVGEGGSQLSKSEKQRIAIARALVRRPQVLILDEITSSLDAESENEVHQTLTGCPNQTLLVIAHKLQTIEKADQIIVISGGKVEERGTHCELMHNKGSYYKLVEKLFAE; encoded by the exons atggcaaaaaacaaaatgacagtcGTTTACAAAGTTGCTGCTTTGGGTTGCGCCGTCTGCGTCGATCTGTCCGTGTTCTACACACATGGATCATTCGTGACGCACAGTGTCTCTGCACATTTCGCTCGCCTCTGGGTGTTCGCGGTTCTCCGGTGCTTGGCTCTAACTGCAGTACTTCAGCTCACAGTCGGACACATCAAACCGTTACTGTTTCGCGTTCTAACGGCGCACAGTCTACTCCCTGCGGTGTTTGAGACAGGGTCCTGGGCGCTGTACCATGAGGAGAACCAGTGTGGCCGGCAGGCGGATGTTCGCTGCTGGCTACTGTGCACCGCTGCATCCCTGGCTGCTGCACTGTTCTGGGAGGTCATCGTCCCGGACACGGACGAGGCTGCGGCCGGGagagagaagaagcagaaggcGAGAGTTCTGTTTGTGAGAGTGCTGCGTCTGTACAGGCCCGACTACCCGCTGATGCTCGGAGGGTTTGTCTTCTTGTCCTTGGCGGTTCTGT GTGAGATGTCCATCCCCTTCTACACTGGGAAAGTCATTGACATCTTAAGTGGTCAGTATAAACAGATGGAATTTGGATCTGCCCTTTTCTATATGGGCCTGTACTCCCTTGGAAG TTCTGTGAGTGCAGGCTGCAGAGGGGGTCTTTTACTCTGTGCCATCAGTGCATTCACGTGCAGAATAAAAGTCATGCTTTTTGGGGCTTTGACCAAACAGGAAATTGGATTCTTTGAGACCACGAAGACAG gTGAACTGACACACAGGTTGTCCAAAGACACTAAACTGATGGGACAAACAGTGTGCTTGAACGTCAATGTGCTGCTGAGGACATTCATTAAGACGATCGGCATGATTTTCCTGATGTTGAGCCTTTCATGGAAGCTCACGTTGATCATACTGATGGAGACGCCCATCACTGGCCTCATTCAGAACATCTATGACACACACTACCAG AGGCTGACTTTGGCAATGCAGGACTCTATGGCTTTGGCAAATGAAGCAGTGAGCGAGGTAGTGTCCAATGTCCGTGTGGTTCGCAGCTTTAATGCTGAAAAACATGAAGCATGTCGCTATGATGTCCGCCTGATGGAAGCACATGCTCTCAAGACCCGGCGAGGCACAGTCAGAGCAGTTTACCTGCTTGTACAGAGG TTGATCGGGCTGAGCATTCAGGTCCTAATGATGTACTTCGGCAGACAGTTCATCCAGAGTGGACAGATGACCACTGGCAGCCTCTTATCGTTCATCCTCTACCAGTCTGACGTTGGAGACAGCATCAGG ACACTCGCTTACAGCATTGGGGACATGCTGAACTCGGTAGGGGCTGCTGGGAAAGTCTTTGAGTACATTGACCGAAAACCTCTGGTCACCACACATGGAACACTCAAACCAGATGTGCTGAGAGGACACGTCAATTTCCACAATCTGAGCTTCGCCTATCCTTCAAACCCTGACAAGAATGTGCTGCAG AATATTTCTCTGGAGCTGAAGCCGGGTCAGATGACGGCACTAGTTGGTCCGTCTGGAGAGGGAAAAAGCACCTGTGTGAGTTTGCTGCAGCGATTGTACGACCCGCAAGCTGGAGAAATCCTTTTGGACAATGAGCCATTGGAATTGTATGACCACAGCTTCCTCCACAATAAG GTTACCGTAGTGAGCCAGGACCCTGTGCTCTTCTCCAGCTCGATTAGAGACAACATCGCCTATGGACTTGCTGAGTGCACTTTGGATGAGATTCAGGAAGCAGCACGCAAAGCCAACGCCCATGACTTTATCAAGCAGCTGGCGAAAGGCTACGATACAG AGGTTGGTGAGGGTGGCAGCCAGCTGTCCAAGAGTGAGAAGCAGCGAATCGCCATTGCTCGTGCTCTGGTCAGGAGGCCACAGGTCCTCATTCTAGATGAAATAACAAGTTCTCTGGATGCTGAGAGTGAAAATGAG GTTCACCAGACCCTGACTGGCTGCCCCAACCAGACCCTTCTGGTGATTGCTCACAAGCTGCAGACAATTGAGAAGGCAGATCAGATTATTGTGATCAGTGGTGGCAAAGTGGAGGAGCGAGGGACTCACTGTGAACTGATGCACAATAAAGGGAGCTACTACAAATTGGTGGAAAAGCTCTTTGCTGAGTGA